In Streptomyces sp. P3, one DNA window encodes the following:
- a CDS encoding ester cyclase — translation MTFVQLIDCRTSRFDEMDRLMDTWVEQTKGKRTATHAVVGKDRSDASHFIEIVEFPSFEEAMRNSNLPETGKVFQELVALCDEMPTFTDLDVVRDERLCAATARRFFETVAAPGELAPLDGLLAQDYHDHDPSNVQDSIGMDAMRRQIDMWRAGFTVTFAIEDQLSEDDRVCTRWTFDATHHGEFMGLAPTGREVTMTGTTVFRFDDDGRIAEGWWQYDRLGLMAQLGALDTLET, via the coding sequence ATGACGTTCGTACAGCTCATCGACTGCAGGACCAGCCGGTTCGACGAGATGGACCGGCTGATGGACACATGGGTCGAGCAGACCAAGGGGAAGCGGACCGCCACCCACGCGGTGGTCGGCAAGGACCGCTCCGACGCCTCGCACTTCATCGAGATCGTGGAGTTCCCCTCGTTCGAGGAGGCCATGCGGAACTCGAACCTTCCGGAGACCGGCAAGGTCTTCCAGGAACTGGTGGCCCTGTGCGACGAGATGCCCACGTTCACCGATCTCGACGTCGTGCGGGACGAGCGGCTGTGCGCGGCGACGGCGCGGCGGTTCTTCGAGACGGTGGCCGCCCCGGGCGAGCTGGCACCGCTGGACGGCCTGTTGGCGCAGGACTACCACGACCATGATCCGTCCAATGTGCAGGACTCGATCGGCATGGACGCCATGCGGCGCCAGATCGACATGTGGCGCGCCGGTTTCACCGTCACGTTCGCCATCGAGGACCAGCTCTCCGAGGACGACCGCGTGTGCACCCGCTGGACGTTCGACGCGACGCACCACGGTGAGTTCATGGGCCTCGCGCCCACCGGGCGGGAGGTCACCATGACCGGGACGACCGTCTTCCGGTTCGACGACGACGGCAGAATCGCCGAGGGCTGGTGGCAGTACGACCGCCTCGGCCTGATGGCCCAACTGGGAGCGCTGGACACGCTGGAGACCTGA
- a CDS encoding helix-turn-helix transcriptional regulator yields MDKGADSGAGGVEPDSDGEFLRCFGRQMKLLREVAGYTQAQLGERVGYGEAQIAAVEQGRRIPKPDLIDVVDRAVGARGVLAAMKPEVAKARYPSFFRRYAELEAEAVELHAYISHVIKGLLQTEEYARAVFRMWRPLLDEEVIEQGVAARVERQKLFARRPTPLFSFVIDEHVLRRPLGGREVWRGQLEQLLIYGCQRNVAMQIMPMEREEHAGLAGPFTLIHSKEQRRMAYMEVQDVSALYAEPKKVSPLEATYGALRAEALTPRESQAFIEKLLGEL; encoded by the coding sequence ATGGACAAGGGTGCGGATTCGGGCGCAGGGGGCGTGGAGCCGGACTCGGACGGGGAGTTCCTGCGGTGCTTCGGCCGTCAGATGAAGCTGCTCCGGGAGGTGGCCGGGTACACGCAGGCGCAGTTGGGGGAACGGGTCGGGTACGGGGAGGCGCAGATCGCGGCGGTGGAGCAGGGGAGGCGGATTCCGAAGCCCGACCTGATCGACGTGGTGGACCGAGCGGTGGGGGCGCGTGGTGTCCTCGCGGCGATGAAGCCGGAGGTGGCGAAGGCGCGGTATCCGTCGTTCTTCCGTCGGTACGCGGAGTTGGAGGCGGAGGCCGTTGAGCTGCATGCCTACATCAGCCACGTGATCAAGGGCCTGTTGCAGACGGAAGAGTACGCGCGGGCGGTGTTCCGCATGTGGCGCCCACTCTTGGACGAGGAGGTGATCGAGCAGGGTGTGGCCGCGAGGGTGGAGCGGCAGAAGCTCTTCGCCCGTCGTCCCACTCCACTGTTCAGCTTCGTCATCGACGAGCACGTTCTGCGTCGGCCCCTCGGCGGTCGTGAAGTCTGGCGGGGCCAGCTGGAACAGTTGCTGATCTATGGCTGCCAACGAAACGTGGCGATGCAGATCATGCCGATGGAGCGTGAGGAGCATGCCGGTCTTGCCGGGCCGTTCACATTGATCCACTCGAAGGAACAGCGCAGGATGGCTTACATGGAAGTACAGGACGTGAGCGCCCTGTACGCGGAGCCGAAGAAGGTCAGCCCGCTCGAAGCGACGTACGGCGCACTCCGAGCGGAAGCGCTGACGCCCCGGGAGTCACAGGCCTTCATCGAGAAGCTGTTGGGAGAGCTATGA
- a CDS encoding DUF397 domain-containing protein, which yields MKTGSPAPAAAELHWFKSSYSAGNGGDCVEVANTGTAVLVRDSKRPGDGLLTVGADEWAAFVGMAARG from the coding sequence ATGAAGACAGGCAGTCCCGCGCCCGCCGCTGCTGAGCTGCACTGGTTCAAGAGCAGCTACAGCGCGGGCAACGGTGGTGATTGTGTCGAGGTCGCGAACACCGGTACGGCCGTGCTGGTCCGTGACTCCAAGCGGCCGGGGGACGGTCTCCTCACGGTCGGTGCCGACGAGTGGGCCGCGTTCGTGGGGATGGCCGCGCGCGGCTGA